The sequence CGCCGTGGCCATCGCCTGCAGGCAATCGTTTTTCTCCGCGGTCGTCAGCCTGGCCAGCTCGCGCGACGCCGCTCTGGCTTGTTGAGCCAATTGCGTCATCTGTTCCGTCAGTGTCACGGCACGAAGTTAATCCAAAACCGTAAAGTTAAAAGCCGGAAGTTGCGAATGTCCCGGTCCACATCCTCGAAACTGAAAACGGGACATTAAAAGAATGGTGAGCCATTGTTCCACTTTGCGACACGTGCGGGAGGGGATCCATTTTCAATCGAGAGCCTCTTTTGTCCATCCCCGCCCGTCTCAACGGTTTTCCAGACTTATTCACAACGCTTCTATTTTCGGGCCTCGCCCTGAGGTCGTTCTCACTTTGCCCAGCAGTTCGCGTGGCATGAACACTGCGAGGTCACAGGTATTGATCGGCAAAGCGAATCAACAACTGATGTCTCATGAAAGCCGCGTCTCCGCAGAGCAAAAACCGTCTCGCGCTCCTGCTCCTTCCTTTGTCGGTGTTCCTGCTCGTCCTGGGATGGAACGCAGGTTCGCGCCCGGCATTTGCGAAAAAGGAAACGAGGATTTCGCGAAGTGAAGCCGCCCCCGCATCTCGTATGACGCAAACCGGGATCGCCTCCTATTACGGCGAACGGTATCAGGGCCGGAAGACCGCGAGCGGCGAATTATTTGACATGAACAAACTCACCGCCGCGCATCGCTCGCTTCCTTTTGGCACGGCGGTTCGCGTCACGAACCTGACCAACCACCGTTCCGTGGTGGTTCGAATCAACGATCGTGGGCCGTATGTCGGAGACCGGATCATCGATCTTTCTCTGGAGGCAGCGCGGCAGCTCGACATGATGGCGGCCGGCATCGTGCAGGTGCGGATGGAGGCAATTGACGCAAAAGAACAGCCGGCTGCGGACATTACGTTGCAAGGCGACGAGAGACGTCTGGCAGTATTGATGCCGGGACGGCCCACCCGGGGAGACAGATATCAAATCAGTTCTGACGTTCCCTGAAATAGACTCCCGGCATCACCGCCAAAGCTGGAGCGTCCGCAACAGGGCTTCGTTGACAATCAGAGGTGCCGGCCCGACCACGACGAGCCACGCAAAACAGGCGTTCGCTGTCCCGCGTCGCCGAATAAAGTTTCGTTTAACAAGGATACCCGCGGCCTGCAGGCCGAAGTACAGCATCATCGAACCGAAAGGGGCGTGACCGGTGGTAAGCCAGAGGCTGAAGTTGAGAACAAATTCATGCATCACGCCGGAAATCAGGAATACCACGACCAGGGCTCGCAAGGGCGCTCTTCGTTGGCGATGGAGGATGACCTGCCGGAACCAGTCGCTGAACCAGAGGTTCCAACGCCGCCCCCAGAACTCAGCCAGGGTGCGCGCGACAACGACGCGGTCGTGCGGCAGGGGCACCCGTTTTCCGGTCAGCAGATAGAAAGCGCGCACGGTCGGTCCACCTGCTTC is a genomic window of Candidatus Angelobacter sp. containing:
- a CDS encoding MBOAT family protein, with amino-acid sequence MKPILAVADWRMTLAFIAAVALLGAFMKAVSLLCSGQRPRNFLFFIFSPLPSVNSLRRVDVASPRDVRRTLFRCGWTIAAFLFAHWVYWQLVRRLSLSGEWLSYLGAPLVWLMGEAGGPTVRAFYLLTGKRVPLPHDRVVVARTLAEFWGRRWNLWFSDWFRQVILHRQRRAPLRALVVVFLISGVMHEFVLNFSLWLTTGHAPFGSMMLYFGLQAAGILVKRNFIRRRGTANACFAWLVVVGPAPLIVNEALLRTLQLWR